One Pirellulales bacterium genomic region harbors:
- a CDS encoding GGDEF domain-containing protein, which yields MPETRAKMRQFWEWLIPPQHWQDPEYLRQARRVAVFNLAMLVWVLVFAPVYVMLGAPACAAVLTVAGVVLALILLALRRGHSPTLCGNLFCLDGMYAYTTLALLNGGRQGPSVMWYATVPIIGVYTAGLRWGVVWTLVTVLAMVGFSVADSLGWECLNLLTPDAFRTLELLGRVGLVVCLCVLVGVLTRFERAAQQELYEANCRLEMQSAVDGLTGVANRRSFDRRLQAEWEQHEQEQLPLSVALIDVDWFKQYNDTHGHLAGDDVIRKMAQTIQASLPRPRDLVARFGGDEFAVILPDTNDWYAEHVLSQLRSDLREMTVKQPAVGHESGASRGITISVGIATTVPKRGGSAAELIKEADVALYRAKAAGRDRTTQAIGAAWA from the coding sequence GTGCCTGAAACCCGAGCGAAAATGCGGCAATTCTGGGAATGGCTTATCCCTCCCCAGCACTGGCAGGATCCAGAATATCTGCGCCAGGCGCGCCGTGTCGCAGTTTTTAACCTGGCGATGCTTGTATGGGTTTTAGTGTTCGCACCGGTTTACGTGATGCTCGGGGCGCCGGCCTGTGCGGCGGTTTTGACCGTGGCCGGTGTGGTGTTGGCATTGATCCTGCTCGCGTTGCGACGTGGCCATTCGCCTACGCTTTGTGGGAATCTGTTTTGCCTCGACGGGATGTACGCCTATACGACGCTGGCGCTGTTGAACGGAGGCCGGCAGGGGCCGTCGGTCATGTGGTACGCCACGGTGCCGATCATCGGCGTGTACACCGCGGGCCTGAGGTGGGGTGTCGTGTGGACGCTGGTTACGGTGCTCGCGATGGTGGGCTTTTCGGTTGCTGATTCGTTGGGCTGGGAATGCTTGAATCTGCTCACGCCCGATGCATTTCGTACGTTGGAATTGCTGGGACGCGTCGGTCTGGTCGTATGCCTGTGTGTTCTGGTTGGCGTATTGACTCGCTTCGAACGGGCCGCACAGCAGGAACTGTACGAAGCAAACTGCCGGCTCGAAATGCAGTCAGCCGTGGATGGACTGACAGGCGTGGCGAATCGCCGAAGCTTCGATCGCCGCCTGCAGGCCGAATGGGAACAGCATGAGCAAGAGCAGTTGCCGTTGAGCGTGGCACTCATCGATGTCGATTGGTTCAAGCAATACAACGATACTCACGGACATCTGGCCGGCGACGACGTAATCCGGAAAATGGCCCAGACCATTCAGGCCAGCTTGCCACGGCCGCGCGACCTGGTGGCGCGATTCGGCGGTGATGAATTCGCAGTGATCCTGCCCGACACGAACGACTGGTACGCCGAGCACGTGCTCTCGCAACTGCGCAGCGACCTGCGCGAGATGACCGTCAAGCAACCGGCCGTCGGCCACGAAAGCGGAGCGTCGCGCGGGATCACGATCAGCGTCGGCATTGCAACGACCGTGCCCAAGCGGGGTGGCAGCGCGGCCGAACTTATTAAAGAGGCGGACGTCGCTCTCTATCGGGCCAAGGCGGCCGGACGTGATCGCACGACGCAAGCCATCGGCGCGGCTTGGGCGTAG
- a CDS encoding DUF433 domain-containing protein has protein sequence MSRTDYRNIERDPARCGGQPVVQATRVRVATILNCYRQGMSVEEIVQQYAGLKPADVHDALAYAYDYADEIEDSIASDDEATVKQHLSDASGE, from the coding sequence ATGTCCAGAACCGATTACCGAAATATCGAGCGGGACCCCGCTCGCTGCGGTGGACAGCCGGTCGTCCAGGCAACACGCGTCCGCGTCGCCACCATCCTCAACTGTTATAGACAGGGAATGAGCGTCGAAGAAATCGTGCAGCAGTATGCCGGACTTAAACCGGCGGATGTGCATGACGCACTTGCTTACGCCTATGACTACGCGGACGAAATCGAAGACTCGATTGCATCCGACGACGAAGCGACGGTGAAGCAGCACCTTTCCGACGCATCCGGCGAATGA
- a CDS encoding CAAX prenyl protease-related protein, with translation MTSTSDTPSSNQQLPPNSPAANAGWRDTLLAAYPWLGFVLPLVVFLAMTSFEPTPPPAPAEAGSVEQTAEPSGWFGLNVPYSAYPYVYTLKVALSIAAIAFVWPTYRQFPFKLSPLAFVVGAVGVVIWVGICHLQLEQRILPAIRLGSLLGSGQRSAFNPLVELAAQPAWAWGFLTIRFIGLALVVPVIEEFFLRGFLMRACVSENWPAVPFGTVNLLAVAAGTVVPMAMHPGELFAALIWFSMVTGLMVLTRNIWDCVAAHATTNLLLGIYVVVWNQWHLM, from the coding sequence ATGACAAGCACCTCCGACACGCCCAGTTCCAACCAGCAATTGCCCCCGAACTCCCCGGCAGCAAACGCCGGCTGGCGGGACACTTTGCTAGCAGCCTACCCGTGGCTGGGCTTCGTGCTGCCGCTGGTAGTGTTCCTGGCTATGACCAGTTTCGAACCAACCCCGCCGCCGGCACCAGCCGAGGCAGGCTCCGTCGAGCAGACAGCCGAGCCGTCGGGCTGGTTCGGATTGAACGTTCCCTACAGCGCGTATCCCTATGTTTATACGCTGAAGGTGGCACTTTCGATCGCGGCTATTGCGTTTGTCTGGCCGACGTATCGGCAATTCCCTTTTAAGCTAAGTCCGTTGGCGTTTGTCGTGGGTGCGGTTGGCGTCGTCATATGGGTGGGCATTTGCCATCTCCAACTCGAGCAGCGCATTTTGCCAGCAATTAGGCTCGGTAGCCTGTTGGGGTCGGGACAGCGCAGCGCGTTTAATCCCCTCGTCGAACTAGCCGCGCAGCCCGCCTGGGCCTGGGGCTTCTTGACGATCCGCTTCATCGGATTGGCGCTCGTCGTGCCCGTGATCGAAGAGTTCTTTCTGCGCGGGTTCCTGATGCGAGCCTGCGTTAGCGAGAACTGGCCGGCCGTCCCGTTCGGCACGGTGAACTTGCTGGCGGTCGCGGCCGGCACCGTGGTGCCAATGGCAATGCATCCCGGCGAGCTGTTCGCAGCGCTCATTTGGTTTTCGATGGTTACGGGCCTGATGGTCCTGACGCGCAACATCTGGGACTGCGTTGCCGCCCACGCCACCACGAATCTACTGCTGGGAATCTACGTGGTGGTCTGGAACCAGTGGCATTTGATGTAA
- the fusA gene encoding elongation factor G: protein MDLANLRNIGISAHIDSGKTTLSERILFYAGRIHRIQEVKGEGGATMDHMDLERERGITITSAATTVSWEDHQINLIDTPGHVDFTVEVERSLRVLDGAVLVLCAVGGVQSQSMTVDRQMKRYHVPRLAFINKMDRTGADYRRVVKQLREKLHCEAVLMQIGIGKEDKFEGVIDLISMKAIYFDGNNGENVREEEIPADLKEEAVQSRQEMLEALAMYSDELMELLLAEQEVPIELIHKTVKGAVQEQDVTPVFMGTAYRNKGVQPLLDAVVRYLPSPLDRKVSAKVYDKPDEKFPLEPDPAKPFVGMAFKIVEDPYGQLTFTRIYQGTINKGDTHFNQRTGQKQRFSRILRMHADKREEIDSASAGDIVAIIGIDCASGDTYASQNKYCTLESMFVPDPVIKMAITPISREGGDKLSKALQRFTKEDPTFRATSDEETGDTLIAGMGELHLEIYVERMRREYKVDVEVGAPKVSYREAPTKETDYDYKHKKQTGGSGQYAHIKGHFFPLPEDAPEAYEFEDDVIGGRIPREYIPSVEKGFRDSLKKGPLAGFPIVGVKTVLEDGSYHDVDSSDMAFQICARGCFRETFLKMKPVLLEPVMKLEVEVPVTFQGSVTGELTSRRGMIVSSEVQGNLAVIEAEVPLAETFGYSTDLRSMTQGQGTFTMEFSRYKRVPASIQEEILAEKKKQLVGAK from the coding sequence ATGGACTTGGCCAACCTACGCAACATCGGCATTTCGGCGCATATCGATTCGGGCAAGACCACGCTCAGCGAGCGCATCTTGTTCTACGCCGGACGCATTCACCGCATTCAAGAGGTGAAGGGTGAAGGCGGGGCGACCATGGATCACATGGATCTGGAGCGCGAGCGCGGGATCACGATCACCAGCGCCGCTACCACGGTCTCGTGGGAAGACCATCAGATCAACCTGATCGATACTCCGGGCCACGTCGACTTCACGGTCGAGGTGGAACGCAGCCTTCGCGTGTTGGACGGCGCCGTCCTGGTGCTGTGCGCCGTTGGTGGTGTGCAGTCCCAGTCGATGACCGTCGACCGCCAGATGAAGCGCTACCACGTGCCGCGGTTGGCGTTCATCAACAAGATGGACCGCACCGGCGCCGATTACCGCCGTGTCGTGAAGCAATTGCGCGAGAAGCTGCATTGCGAAGCCGTGTTGATGCAAATCGGCATCGGCAAAGAAGACAAGTTCGAAGGCGTGATCGACCTGATCTCGATGAAGGCCATCTATTTCGATGGCAACAACGGCGAGAACGTTCGCGAAGAAGAGATTCCCGCCGACCTGAAGGAAGAAGCGGTCCAGTCGCGGCAGGAAATGCTCGAAGCTCTCGCTATGTACAGCGACGAGTTGATGGAGCTATTGTTGGCCGAGCAGGAAGTACCGATCGAGCTGATTCACAAGACCGTCAAGGGCGCCGTCCAAGAGCAGGACGTCACTCCCGTGTTCATGGGCACCGCCTATCGCAACAAGGGTGTGCAACCGCTGTTGGACGCGGTCGTCCGTTATTTACCCTCGCCGCTGGACCGCAAGGTCTCGGCCAAGGTGTACGACAAGCCGGATGAGAAGTTCCCGCTCGAGCCCGATCCGGCCAAGCCGTTCGTCGGCATGGCGTTCAAAATCGTCGAAGATCCGTACGGCCAGTTGACGTTCACACGGATTTACCAGGGAACGATCAATAAGGGCGATACGCACTTCAACCAGCGTACCGGTCAGAAGCAGCGCTTCAGCCGCATCCTGCGGATGCACGCCGACAAGCGCGAGGAAATCGATAGCGCCTCGGCCGGCGACATCGTGGCGATCATCGGCATCGACTGCGCGAGCGGCGATACCTATGCCTCGCAGAACAAGTACTGCACGCTGGAAAGCATGTTCGTGCCCGATCCGGTCATCAAGATGGCCATCACGCCTATTTCGCGTGAGGGTGGCGACAAGCTCTCAAAAGCGCTTCAGCGCTTTACGAAGGAAGATCCCACGTTCCGCGCCACCAGTGACGAGGAAACCGGCGATACCCTGATCGCAGGCATGGGTGAGCTGCACCTGGAAATCTACGTCGAGCGGATGCGTCGCGAGTACAAGGTGGACGTCGAAGTCGGCGCGCCGAAGGTCAGCTACCGTGAGGCGCCGACCAAGGAAACTGATTACGACTACAAGCACAAGAAGCAAACCGGCGGTTCGGGTCAATACGCCCATATCAAGGGTCACTTTTTCCCGCTGCCGGAGGACGCCCCCGAGGCGTACGAATTCGAAGACGATGTTATCGGCGGCCGCATCCCGCGGGAATACATTCCCAGCGTCGAGAAGGGTTTCCGCGATTCGTTGAAGAAGGGCCCCCTGGCCGGCTTCCCGATCGTGGGCGTGAAGACCGTTCTCGAAGACGGCTCGTACCACGACGTCGACAGCTCGGATATGGCGTTCCAGATCTGTGCCCGCGGTTGTTTCCGCGAGACGTTTCTGAAGATGAAGCCGGTTCTCTTGGAGCCGGTGATGAAGCTGGAAGTCGAAGTGCCGGTCACGTTCCAAGGCTCGGTCACGGGCGAATTGACCAGCCGCCGCGGCATGATCGTCTCGAGCGAGGTTCAGGGAAACCTGGCCGTGATCGAGGCCGAGGTGCCGCTGGCCGAAACGTTCGGCTATTCGACCGACCTGCGCAGTATGACGCAGGGCCAGGGAACGTTCACGATGGAGTTTTCGCGCTACAAACGCGTGCCGGCCAGCATCCAGGAAGAAATCCTGGCCGAGAAGAAGAAACAACTGGTCGGGGCTAAGTAA
- the smpB gene encoding SsrA-binding protein SmpB, with the protein MAKKSDTPDREHDNERLISQNRSARHEYEVLDTLECGIVLVGSEVKSLRTAHVSLDEAYARLKGGEVWLVGCDIPEYLQANRFNHEPRRPRKILMHRREIIKFASKAYETGLTLVPLKLYFKKGKAKLLLGVCRGRKTHDKREKLKKRTVQRDIQRAMRDR; encoded by the coding sequence ATGGCCAAGAAAAGTGATACGCCCGACCGCGAACACGACAACGAGCGGTTGATTAGCCAGAATCGCTCGGCCCGGCATGAATACGAGGTGCTCGACACTTTGGAATGCGGGATCGTGCTCGTCGGCAGCGAGGTAAAGAGCCTGCGCACGGCCCACGTTTCGCTTGACGAAGCGTACGCACGTCTGAAGGGGGGTGAGGTATGGCTGGTCGGCTGCGACATCCCCGAGTACCTGCAAGCCAACCGATTCAATCACGAGCCACGGCGGCCGCGCAAGATCCTCATGCACCGCCGCGAGATTATCAAGTTCGCCAGCAAGGCGTATGAAACCGGTCTGACGCTCGTCCCCTTAAAGCTCTACTTCAAAAAGGGAAAAGCCAAGCTGCTGTTGGGAGTGTGCCGCGGCCGCAAGACTCACGACAAGCGCGAAAAGCTGAAGAAACGCACGGTTCAGCGCGACATCCAACGCGCAATGCGTGACCGGTAG
- the lipA gene encoding lipoyl synthase, with translation MSQLPAPVSLPIITPEEVSREAAPRLPRWLKRNVPKGNSNHFTANLLEELRLETVCDNAKCPNRMECYSQKTATFMILGNVCTRPCGFCAVAKGKTQQVELDEPDRLAEASARLGLAHVVITSVTRDDLDDGGAEHFYRCVLAVRERTGAAVEVLTPDFLGKPGAIERVVASRPEVFNHNTETVPRLYREVRGRKSDYRWTLELLRRVKELDPTIKTKSGLMLGLGELRDEVLDTLADLRDVGCDLLTLGQYLQPSPEHLPVVRYLPPEEFDELGLAARRMGFAQVASGPFVRSSYHAREMAE, from the coding sequence ATGTCACAACTGCCCGCGCCAGTTAGCCTGCCGATCATCACGCCTGAAGAGGTTTCTCGGGAGGCTGCGCCCCGCTTGCCGCGCTGGCTGAAGCGCAACGTGCCGAAGGGGAATAGCAACCACTTCACGGCGAATCTGCTGGAAGAGTTGCGGCTGGAAACGGTCTGCGACAATGCGAAATGCCCCAATCGCATGGAGTGTTATTCGCAGAAGACCGCCACGTTCATGATCCTGGGCAACGTCTGCACGCGACCGTGCGGTTTTTGCGCCGTGGCCAAAGGAAAAACGCAGCAAGTCGAACTGGACGAGCCCGATCGATTGGCCGAGGCGTCCGCCCGCCTGGGCTTGGCTCACGTCGTGATCACATCCGTTACACGTGATGATCTGGACGACGGGGGCGCCGAACATTTCTATCGCTGCGTACTGGCCGTGCGTGAGCGAACGGGGGCCGCGGTCGAGGTCCTGACGCCTGACTTTCTCGGCAAGCCTGGCGCCATCGAGCGCGTCGTCGCCAGCCGGCCCGAGGTGTTCAATCACAATACCGAGACGGTGCCGCGGCTGTATCGCGAAGTGCGCGGTCGCAAGAGCGACTATCGCTGGACGCTCGAATTATTGCGGCGCGTCAAGGAACTCGATCCCACGATCAAAACCAAAAGTGGCCTAATGCTGGGCCTCGGCGAATTACGTGACGAGGTGCTCGATACGCTGGCCGATCTGCGAGATGTCGGCTGTGATCTGTTGACGCTGGGGCAATATCTGCAGCCCTCGCCCGAACATTTACCGGTTGTTCGCTATCTGCCGCCGGAGGAGTTCGACGAATTGGGCCTCGCTGCTCGACGGATGGGCTTTGCCCAGGTCGCCAGCGGACCATTTGTTCGATCGAGCTATCACGCGCGTGAAATGGCCGAGTAG
- a CDS encoding biotin/lipoyl-containing protein encodes MRHNLVVPDLGLGSRHVTLSLWLVELGAEVTEGDRLVELSADSVTVDLPAPASGRFVESLAVEDEEIAVGQVLGVVESDD; translated from the coding sequence GTGCGACATAACCTCGTGGTACCGGACCTTGGGCTTGGCAGCCGTCACGTAACGCTCAGTCTGTGGCTGGTTGAGTTGGGGGCGGAGGTCACGGAAGGGGATCGGTTGGTTGAGCTATCCGCTGACAGCGTGACGGTCGATCTGCCGGCGCCCGCCAGCGGCCGTTTCGTGGAATCACTGGCCGTAGAAGACGAAGAGATCGCGGTCGGCCAGGTGCTGGGCGTCGTCGAAAGCGACGATTAG